From Echinicola soli, a single genomic window includes:
- the panB gene encoding 3-methyl-2-oxobutanoate hydroxymethyltransferase, producing the protein MSVHQSSNIKRITTHVLQEMKTRGEKISMLTAYDFSMAGILDAAGLDIILVGDSASNVMAGHETTLPITLDQMIYHASSVVRAVKRALVVVDIPFGSYQGNSSEALRSAIRIMKESGAHAVKVEGGAEIKESVVRILSAGVPVMGHLGLTPQSIYKFGTYTVRAKEDDEAAKLIADAKVLEECGCFAITLEKIPAQLAKKVAETVSIPVIGIGAGPYVDGQVLVVHDMLGITQEFKPRFLRQYADLRNIMTEAVEGYIKDVKSKDFPNDKESY; encoded by the coding sequence ATGTCCGTACATCAATCCTCCAATATCAAGAGAATCACGACCCACGTCTTGCAGGAAATGAAGACGCGCGGTGAAAAAATATCCATGCTGACCGCTTATGATTTTTCCATGGCAGGGATTTTGGATGCAGCGGGTCTTGACATCATACTGGTGGGCGATTCTGCTTCCAATGTAATGGCTGGTCACGAAACTACACTGCCTATTACGCTGGATCAGATGATCTATCATGCTTCATCTGTGGTACGCGCAGTAAAACGGGCATTGGTAGTGGTGGACATTCCCTTTGGTTCGTATCAGGGTAATTCCTCAGAGGCACTTCGCTCAGCGATCAGGATCATGAAAGAATCTGGAGCGCATGCGGTGAAGGTGGAAGGAGGGGCCGAGATCAAGGAGTCTGTCGTGCGGATATTGAGTGCCGGTGTGCCAGTGATGGGGCATTTGGGGCTTACGCCACAATCCATTTATAAGTTTGGTACCTATACGGTCAGGGCAAAAGAAGACGACGAAGCAGCTAAATTGATCGCTGATGCCAAGGTGCTGGAGGAGTGTGGCTGCTTTGCGATCACACTGGAGAAGATTCCTGCACAGCTCGCCAAAAAAGTGGCTGAAACCGTGTCCATTCCCGTGATCGGTATTGGAGCGGGGCCTTATGTGGATGGTCAAGTGCTGGTCGTGCACGACATGTTGGGGATTACGCAGGAATTCAAGCCGCGGTTTTTACGGCAATATGCAGATCTAAGGAACATTATGACAGAAGCTGTGGAGGGCTATATCAAAGATGTCAAATCCAAAGATTTCCCTAATGATAAAGAGAGCTATTAA
- a CDS encoding low molecular weight protein-tyrosine-phosphatase, which produces MIKVLFVCLGNICRSPLAEAIFNHQINELELNHKFQSDSCGTSDYHIGELPDERSMASAKKHGIAISHRGRQLNHADIRDFDYIIAMDSTNKKNIIQLMESYNLSHDRIYLMRDFQSKASSKEVPDPYYGGEDGFENVYQILNESIQEFIVQLKKEHQVYA; this is translated from the coding sequence ATGATTAAAGTTTTATTTGTTTGCTTAGGCAATATCTGCAGATCACCGCTTGCGGAAGCGATTTTTAACCACCAAATCAATGAACTGGAGCTAAACCACAAGTTCCAAAGTGACAGCTGTGGCACATCCGATTACCATATCGGGGAATTGCCAGATGAACGTAGTATGGCCAGTGCAAAAAAACACGGCATAGCCATCTCCCATCGTGGCAGGCAGCTGAACCATGCGGACATCAGGGATTTTGACTACATTATTGCCATGGACAGTACAAACAAAAAGAACATCATCCAACTGATGGAAAGCTATAATCTTAGCCATGACCGCATCTACCTGATGAGGGATTTTCAGTCAAAAGCAAGCTCCAAAGAAGTCCCGGATCCCTATTACGGTGGAGAAGATGGATTCGAAAATGTTTATCAAATCCTGAACGAATCCATCCAAGAATTCATTGTTCAATTGAAAAAAGAACATCAAGTGTATGCATAA
- a CDS encoding 3-deoxy-D-manno-octulosonic acid transferase, with protein sequence MKVIYDFSVWAFSGMLRLASGGDSKLARLVKGRRPVFDEVAAFRAKFPGKVAWFHVASLGEYEQAKPVIAKLKKEQPPLAILVTFFSPSGYENVIKKPQQNVDGVTYLPFDTQGNARQFLEVVKPSVVFFVKYDLWANFIFEAKKRDVPLFLFSASLRKEQVYFQFYGGFFRKVLKCFDHIYTQNHQTQQLLQEIGISQTTVTGDTRYDNVQAISRSPNKFPEIEALFTDKKVMVVGSAWQEDMEVILPFVNSHVDYHYIIAPHNIDAGQIAGWQKQIKHKSLKYSELAENPSAGVNVLFIDNIGMLSSLYQYAKVAYVGGAFGKGLHNILEPLAFYIPVFFGKLKKVNKFPEAGISQQYGCGFEVGNAEAFEKIVLALEEQEAYTKAVNAAEKLVTDNLGSADKIIKGVLNNVQWNKKEG encoded by the coding sequence ATGAAGGTGATATATGATTTTTCGGTTTGGGCCTTTTCCGGAATGCTAAGGTTGGCCAGTGGCGGGGATTCGAAATTGGCCCGGCTGGTGAAGGGCAGAAGGCCTGTGTTCGATGAGGTGGCCGCTTTTAGGGCGAAGTTCCCTGGGAAAGTGGCGTGGTTTCATGTGGCCTCTTTGGGGGAATATGAACAGGCCAAGCCAGTAATAGCTAAATTGAAGAAGGAGCAACCTCCGCTGGCCATTTTGGTGACTTTTTTCAGTCCCAGTGGTTATGAAAATGTCATCAAGAAGCCCCAGCAGAACGTCGATGGCGTGACCTATTTGCCTTTTGACACGCAGGGAAATGCGCGGCAGTTTTTGGAAGTAGTAAAGCCGTCAGTGGTGTTTTTTGTGAAATATGACCTATGGGCCAATTTCATCTTTGAAGCCAAGAAAAGGGATGTGCCTTTATTTCTGTTTTCAGCTTCACTGCGGAAGGAGCAAGTTTACTTTCAATTTTATGGAGGGTTTTTCAGAAAGGTACTCAAGTGTTTTGATCATATATATACCCAGAATCACCAGACGCAGCAATTGCTACAGGAAATAGGCATTTCCCAGACTACCGTGACTGGTGATACCCGTTATGACAATGTCCAGGCCATTAGTCGGTCTCCCAATAAGTTTCCGGAAATCGAAGCACTTTTTACGGACAAAAAGGTGATGGTGGTAGGGAGTGCCTGGCAGGAAGACATGGAAGTGATCTTGCCTTTTGTGAATAGCCATGTTGATTATCATTACATCATCGCACCACATAATATTGATGCGGGGCAAATAGCCGGCTGGCAAAAGCAAATCAAACACAAATCACTCAAATATTCTGAGTTGGCCGAAAATCCCTCAGCAGGAGTCAACGTGCTTTTTATCGATAATATTGGCATGCTGTCCTCTCTTTACCAGTACGCCAAGGTCGCTTATGTAGGCGGCGCATTTGGCAAAGGCCTGCATAATATTTTGGAACCCTTGGCTTTTTATATTCCTGTCTTTTTTGGCAAGCTCAAGAAGGTTAATAAATTTCCGGAAGCTGGGATTAGCCAGCAATACGGCTGTGGCTTTGAGGTGGGAAATGCCGAAGCATTTGAAAAAATAGTCTTAGCTTTGGAGGAGCAGGAAGCTTACACAAAGGCTGTGAATGCGGCGGAGAAACTGGTCACAGATAACCTTGGCAGCGCGGATAAAATCATCAAAGGGGTATTAAATAACGTCCAATGGAACAAAAAGGAAGGGTAA
- a CDS encoding NADP-dependent isocitrate dehydrogenase, translating to MTTTKTPKILYTLTDEAPALATYSLLPIIKSFTDSAGVVVETRDISLSGRIIANFPEYLKEDQRIGDALAELGQIAKTPEANIVKLPNISASIPQLKAAIKELQGKGYALPDYPDEPKDQEEKGVKAKYDKIKGSAVNPVLREGNSDRRAPQAVKQFARNNPHSMGEWSADSKSHVASMSEGDFYGSEQSLTMPEAGTVKIQLEANDGSVTVLKEGLALQEGEVIDSSVMSVKKLQAFLAEQKEDAKAKGILFSLHMKATMMKVSDPIIFGHAVKVFFAPVFEKHAATIKELGVDVNNGFGDLVGALDKLPADKRQEIEADIEACLADSPDLAMVNSHKGITNLHVPSDVIIDASMPAMIRTSGQMWNKNDALQDTKAIIPDRSYAGVYQETIDFCKKHGAFDPTTMGSVPNVGLMAQKAEEYGSHDKTFEAAADGAIKVLNAAGETLMEHKVEKGDIFRMCQTKDAPIQDWVKLAVNRARSSKIPAIFWLDENRAHDAQLIQKVNSYLPQHDTAGLDIRILSPVEATRFSLERIKEGKDTISVTGNVLRDYLTDLFPILELGTSAKMLSIVPLMNGGGLFETGAGGSAPKHVQQFVEEGHLRWDSLGEFLALAVSLEHLGETFDNNRAIVLGKTLDTATGKFLENGKSPSRKVNELDNRGSHFYLAMYWAEALAKQDDDAALKEIFTKVAKAMEEKEDQVIAELNGAQGSAVDIGGYFKPEEDKTSKAMRPSETLNGILEMIVASV from the coding sequence ATGACCACTACAAAAACACCGAAGATCCTTTATACGCTGACCGACGAGGCACCAGCTTTGGCGACCTATTCTTTGTTGCCGATCATCAAATCATTTACAGATTCAGCTGGTGTGGTAGTAGAGACCAGGGATATCTCCCTTTCCGGCAGGATCATCGCCAATTTTCCAGAATACCTGAAAGAGGATCAGCGCATTGGTGACGCCTTGGCAGAGTTGGGTCAAATCGCCAAAACACCTGAGGCGAATATTGTGAAGTTGCCCAATATCAGTGCGTCTATTCCACAGCTGAAAGCAGCGATCAAGGAATTGCAGGGAAAAGGATATGCGTTGCCTGACTACCCTGATGAGCCCAAAGACCAAGAAGAAAAAGGTGTAAAAGCCAAGTACGATAAAATCAAGGGCAGTGCGGTAAACCCTGTTTTGAGGGAAGGGAATTCTGATCGCAGGGCTCCGCAGGCCGTGAAGCAGTTTGCACGGAACAATCCCCACAGCATGGGAGAATGGAGTGCCGATTCAAAATCCCACGTGGCCAGCATGTCAGAGGGAGACTTCTATGGCAGTGAGCAATCATTGACCATGCCGGAAGCAGGAACAGTAAAAATCCAACTTGAAGCAAATGATGGCTCGGTAACCGTGCTCAAGGAAGGACTAGCACTTCAAGAAGGGGAGGTAATCGACTCTTCGGTCATGAGTGTCAAAAAACTACAAGCATTCTTGGCAGAGCAAAAAGAAGACGCCAAAGCCAAGGGCATTTTGTTTTCACTGCACATGAAGGCGACCATGATGAAGGTGTCTGATCCGATCATTTTTGGCCATGCGGTGAAAGTGTTTTTCGCCCCTGTTTTTGAAAAACACGCGGCCACGATCAAAGAACTTGGCGTGGACGTAAACAACGGTTTTGGGGATTTGGTAGGAGCATTGGACAAGCTTCCTGCTGATAAGCGCCAAGAAATCGAAGCAGATATCGAAGCATGTTTGGCTGATAGCCCGGACTTGGCAATGGTCAATTCCCACAAAGGTATCACGAATCTTCATGTGCCAAGTGATGTGATCATCGATGCATCCATGCCGGCCATGATCCGTACTTCTGGCCAGATGTGGAACAAGAATGATGCACTTCAAGATACCAAAGCGATTATTCCAGACCGCTCTTATGCGGGAGTTTATCAGGAGACGATTGATTTCTGTAAGAAACACGGTGCATTTGATCCTACTACCATGGGAAGTGTACCGAATGTGGGTTTGATGGCTCAGAAAGCGGAGGAGTATGGTTCTCACGATAAAACATTCGAAGCAGCAGCCGATGGGGCGATTAAAGTGCTGAATGCAGCAGGGGAGACCTTGATGGAACACAAGGTAGAGAAAGGTGATATCTTCAGAATGTGCCAGACCAAAGATGCGCCAATCCAAGACTGGGTAAAATTGGCCGTGAACCGTGCCAGATCCAGTAAAATCCCAGCCATATTCTGGTTGGATGAAAACAGGGCGCATGATGCTCAGTTAATTCAGAAAGTAAATAGCTACTTACCTCAGCATGATACAGCGGGATTGGATATCCGTATTCTTTCTCCCGTAGAAGCTACCCGATTCTCATTGGAGCGTATCAAAGAAGGTAAAGACACCATCTCTGTAACCGGTAATGTCCTACGGGATTACTTGACCGATCTTTTCCCTATCTTAGAACTGGGAACTTCTGCAAAGATGCTTTCCATTGTGCCATTGATGAATGGTGGAGGATTGTTTGAAACAGGTGCAGGAGGATCTGCGCCAAAGCATGTTCAGCAGTTTGTGGAAGAAGGACACTTGCGATGGGATTCCTTGGGTGAATTTTTGGCTCTGGCCGTGTCATTGGAGCATCTTGGTGAGACTTTTGATAACAATAGGGCGATTGTACTGGGCAAGACCTTGGATACTGCGACCGGCAAATTCCTGGAAAATGGAAAATCGCCTTCTCGTAAAGTCAATGAGCTTGACAACCGCGGAAGCCATTTCTACCTGGCCATGTATTGGGCGGAAGCGCTTGCCAAGCAAGATGACGATGCCGCCCTGAAGGAAATCTTTACCAAAGTGGCCAAAGCCATGGAAGAAAAAGAAGACCAGGTCATCGCAGAACTTAACGGTGCACAGGGAAGTGCTGTGGATATCGGTGGCTACTTCAAGCCGGAGGAAGATAAAACTTCCAAGGCCATGCGACCAAGCGAGACCTTGAATGGGATTTTGGAAATGATCGTGGCAAGTGTTTAA
- the rsgA gene encoding ribosome small subunit-dependent GTPase A — translation MEQKGRVIKSTGSWYEVETDSGLVKARLRGKFKQDDLKLTNPIAVGDFVLLAKEENQESAVISSILPRENYIIRKSTRKNNFSHILASNIDQAFLVVTLKQPRTSLGFIDRFIVSTESFRIPTTIVVNKMDLVKKEKDKEFLQDIHEIYEPLGYPVLEISTLSDEGLQGKFLPSLEGKATLLSGHSGVGKSSLLNKVVPEALQSTKEISTFTSKGVHTTTFAEMFPLAGGGYLIDTPGIKEFGILDIDDQELSHYFVEMRKYLGQCKYNNCKHINEPGCKVLEVLEEGYIHPYRYDSYVKILNEEDTFR, via the coding sequence ATGGAACAAAAAGGAAGGGTAATAAAGTCCACGGGCAGTTGGTATGAAGTAGAAACAGATTCCGGGCTGGTGAAAGCTCGCTTGAGGGGCAAGTTTAAGCAGGACGACCTGAAGCTTACCAATCCCATTGCGGTGGGCGACTTTGTGTTGTTGGCCAAAGAGGAAAACCAAGAGAGTGCGGTGATTTCAAGCATACTGCCCCGGGAAAACTATATCATTCGAAAGTCCACTAGGAAGAACAATTTTTCGCATATTTTGGCTTCCAATATTGATCAGGCTTTTTTGGTGGTGACGCTGAAGCAGCCTCGGACTTCATTGGGTTTTATCGATCGGTTTATTGTCAGTACGGAGAGCTTCAGGATTCCTACTACGATTGTGGTAAACAAGATGGATCTTGTAAAAAAAGAAAAGGATAAAGAATTTCTTCAGGATATCCATGAGATTTATGAGCCGTTAGGTTACCCAGTGTTGGAGATATCGACCCTCAGTGACGAAGGGCTCCAAGGGAAGTTTCTGCCCAGTCTGGAAGGCAAGGCCACCTTGCTCAGTGGGCATTCCGGTGTGGGGAAATCCTCCCTGCTGAATAAGGTCGTCCCTGAAGCATTACAGTCCACCAAGGAGATTTCTACTTTCACCTCAAAAGGGGTGCATACCACTACGTTTGCAGAAATGTTCCCATTGGCAGGTGGAGGATACCTGATCGATACTCCTGGGATCAAGGAGTTTGGGATTTTGGATATTGACGACCAGGAGCTCTCACATTATTTTGTGGAGATGAGAAAATACCTTGGGCAATGCAAGTACAATAATTGCAAGCACATCAATGAACCTGGATGCAAGGTCTTAGAAGTGTTGGAAGAAGGATATATCCATCCATACAGGTATGACAGTTACGTTAAGATTTTAAATGAGGAAGATACTTTCAGGTAA
- a CDS encoding Fur family transcriptional regulator produces MDTEAIKDKIVQGGLKFTHQRMVIYEAVSKTHNHPTAEWVYEQVHEQNPSISLGTVYKTLDTFVNANIIQKFVDNNGVMRFDGIMEAHSHLYDNETNEIRDYRNQELEKLIKEFFDKNKIRDFEVEDISVVIKGHNK; encoded by the coding sequence ATGGATACCGAGGCAATAAAAGATAAAATAGTGCAAGGGGGACTGAAGTTTACCCATCAGCGGATGGTGATCTATGAGGCAGTATCGAAGACCCATAATCACCCCACGGCTGAATGGGTGTATGAGCAAGTCCATGAACAGAACCCTTCCATTTCGCTAGGGACAGTATACAAGACCTTGGACACCTTTGTGAATGCCAACATAATCCAAAAGTTTGTCGACAACAATGGTGTGATGCGCTTTGATGGAATAATGGAAGCACATAGCCATTTGTACGATAATGAGACCAATGAAATCAGGGATTACCGCAACCAAGAACTGGAGAAATTGATCAAGGAATTCTTTGATAAAAACAAAATCCGGGACTTTGAAGTGGAGGATATCTCAGTGGTCATCAAGGGCCACAACAAATAA
- a CDS encoding phosphoribosyltransferase family protein, protein MSEIKTLVLNHKQIHQKIVRIAYEIYERNAGEQELVFAGVTGMGSVLAGILAEKVREISSLEIQQVEVSLDKFTKKQPAINVNPEVDLTDKCLLIVDDVLNSGRTLTYVMEPFVKYAVKKIEIAVLVNRSHKKFPVSADYTGYELATTLSENIEVHLDDHDSTVYLQ, encoded by the coding sequence ATGAGTGAGATAAAGACATTAGTACTGAATCATAAGCAAATCCACCAAAAGATCGTCCGCATCGCCTATGAAATATATGAAAGGAATGCCGGAGAACAGGAGCTGGTTTTTGCAGGTGTGACGGGAATGGGCAGTGTTCTGGCGGGTATTTTGGCGGAGAAAGTCAGGGAGATTTCTAGTTTGGAAATACAGCAGGTGGAAGTTTCCTTGGATAAGTTTACCAAAAAACAACCAGCAATAAACGTCAATCCTGAAGTGGACCTGACGGATAAGTGCCTGCTGATCGTGGATGATGTGCTGAACTCTGGTCGCACGCTTACCTATGTAATGGAGCCTTTTGTGAAATATGCCGTAAAGAAGATCGAAATAGCCGTTTTAGTAAACAGAAGCCATAAAAAATTCCCTGTTTCTGCAGATTATACAGGTTATGAACTGGCTACGACGCTAAGCGAGAATATTGAGGTGCACTTGGATGACCATGATTCCACTGTTTACCTACAATAG
- a CDS encoding fructosamine kinase family protein, whose translation MHKSNSFYEEVLLDAIPEPTKLKSVRLISAGTMNQSVLLDTDKGAFFLKSNHLPSSDMFQQEIKGLTLLHKHAPLQIPKTIGAGHVVSQNYLLIEWIHGGYPNGSYWDNLGHGLAELHMATYPQFGLEEDNYIAVLPQRNILNDSWADFFIKERLEPMAGKAYYDGLISKDFYKKFQKIYPKLNSLIPNEKPSLLHGDLWSGNVIVNTKGDPCLIDPAIYYGHREMDLAFSKLFGGFRSEFYEAYHEIFPLEPNFETRVDIHNLYPLLVHLNLFGQSYLPGIKKVIKKFV comes from the coding sequence ATGCATAAGTCCAATTCATTTTATGAAGAAGTCTTACTCGATGCCATACCAGAACCTACCAAACTGAAATCTGTCCGGCTGATCTCTGCCGGAACCATGAATCAAAGTGTCCTCTTGGACACCGATAAGGGTGCCTTTTTTTTAAAGTCAAATCACCTGCCCTCGTCGGATATGTTTCAGCAGGAAATAAAAGGACTCACCCTCCTACACAAACACGCTCCACTCCAAATCCCCAAAACTATCGGTGCTGGCCACGTAGTTTCCCAAAACTACCTGCTCATCGAATGGATTCATGGCGGTTATCCAAACGGCAGTTACTGGGACAATTTAGGCCATGGGCTCGCAGAACTGCATATGGCCACTTACCCCCAGTTTGGATTGGAAGAGGACAATTATATCGCAGTGCTCCCCCAGCGAAACATATTAAACGATAGCTGGGCCGACTTTTTTATCAAAGAAAGGCTTGAGCCTATGGCTGGAAAAGCCTATTATGATGGATTGATCAGCAAGGATTTTTACAAAAAATTCCAAAAGATCTACCCCAAGCTAAATAGTCTGATCCCAAACGAAAAGCCATCCTTGCTCCATGGGGACCTATGGTCTGGAAATGTAATTGTCAATACCAAAGGCGATCCCTGTTTGATCGACCCAGCGATCTACTACGGCCATCGGGAAATGGACCTGGCCTTTTCCAAGCTTTTCGGTGGCTTTAGAAGTGAATTCTATGAAGCCTATCATGAAATTTTTCCGCTAGAGCCTAATTTCGAAACCAGGGTAGACATCCACAATCTCTATCCCCTGCTCGTACACCTCAACCTATTTGGCCAAAGCTACCTACCTGGCATTAAAAAAGTCATTAAGAAATTTGTCTAA
- a CDS encoding peroxiredoxin, which produces MSLVGKKAPLFSAPAVINGEEIVENFSLEQYVGKQEVIFYFYPKDFTFVCPTEILAFQEKLAEFEKRGVAVVGASCDTEETHLAWLATPKANGGIEGVTYPLVADPAKTIAHNFGVLAGEWNYNEEGELIYEGAPVAFRGSFLIDKEGVVRHETINDLPLGRNIDEMIRLVDALHHVEKHGEVCPANWEEGKEAMKATKEGVSEYLAKN; this is translated from the coding sequence ATGTCATTAGTAGGAAAAAAAGCCCCATTATTTAGCGCACCAGCAGTGATCAATGGTGAAGAAATCGTAGAAAACTTCTCTTTGGAGCAGTATGTCGGTAAGCAAGAAGTGATCTTCTATTTCTACCCAAAAGATTTTACTTTCGTGTGTCCTACTGAAATCTTGGCTTTCCAGGAGAAGTTGGCTGAATTTGAAAAAAGAGGTGTAGCCGTAGTAGGTGCTTCTTGCGACACCGAGGAAACCCACCTTGCATGGTTGGCCACTCCTAAGGCTAACGGTGGTATCGAAGGGGTTACTTATCCTTTGGTAGCTGATCCAGCTAAAACCATCGCCCATAACTTCGGTGTTTTGGCCGGTGAGTGGAACTACAACGAAGAAGGTGAATTGATCTATGAAGGTGCTCCAGTAGCATTCAGAGGTTCTTTCCTTATCGATAAAGAAGGTGTGGTAAGACACGAAACCATCAATGACCTTCCACTTGGAAGAAACATTGATGAGATGATCAGATTGGTAGATGCTCTTCACCACGTAGAAAAACACGGTGAAGTTTGTCCAGCTAACTGGGAAGAGGGTAAGGAAGCGATGAAAGCGACCAAAGAAGGTGTATCTGAATACCTAGCCAAAAACTAA
- a CDS encoding DUF6588 family protein translates to MKKLLYFCFAGLIFNGSSALAQGNVDVEQILNAGKEDLNTYMGYYAEPAAKGFIYSMGSGWAQTAKPHGTLGFDLKFAVSGAAVPGQYETFTFDPSEYEKIRVKGANGPVQLPTLYGNPDATGSLEIYEGETLLAEADIPPGIDIPVKYVPAPLIQGAVGLPAGFEIIGRFIPKTTIEDTEVSQWGLGVKHDIKQYFEGINIIPVDFSVLVAYNSLDAKYHIDKAQGQVATMNVDTWTVQGLLSKKISILTVYGAIGYNSGSSDYNMLGTYEINGTSESLIDPVRLNYEAKGAMGTLGARLKFGPIFLNGDYTFQEFNTVNVGLGVSIR, encoded by the coding sequence ATGAAAAAATTATTATATTTTTGTTTTGCAGGACTGATTTTCAATGGATCATCTGCCTTAGCCCAAGGTAACGTCGACGTAGAACAAATTTTAAATGCCGGCAAAGAAGATCTGAACACCTACATGGGGTACTATGCAGAACCTGCGGCAAAAGGTTTTATCTACAGCATGGGATCCGGATGGGCCCAAACAGCCAAACCCCACGGAACACTTGGTTTTGACCTTAAATTTGCTGTCAGCGGTGCTGCTGTTCCTGGCCAGTATGAGACGTTCACCTTTGACCCATCCGAGTATGAAAAAATCCGGGTGAAGGGAGCCAATGGCCCTGTACAACTTCCCACATTATACGGCAATCCTGATGCTACCGGATCACTTGAGATTTATGAAGGAGAGACATTGCTCGCTGAAGCAGATATTCCTCCGGGGATCGACATCCCTGTAAAGTACGTACCTGCTCCACTGATCCAAGGAGCCGTGGGATTACCTGCTGGCTTTGAAATCATCGGGAGATTTATCCCAAAGACTACCATTGAAGACACAGAGGTTTCCCAGTGGGGACTTGGCGTGAAGCATGACATCAAACAGTATTTTGAAGGAATTAACATTATACCGGTTGATTTCTCTGTCTTGGTCGCCTACAATTCCCTAGACGCCAAATACCACATCGACAAAGCCCAAGGTCAAGTAGCTACCATGAACGTGGACACATGGACTGTCCAAGGCTTGCTCAGTAAGAAAATCTCCATCCTGACGGTCTATGGAGCAATCGGGTATAATTCGGGGTCATCTGATTATAATATGCTCGGCACATACGAGATCAATGGCACATCCGAGTCGCTCATTGATCCAGTAAGATTAAATTATGAAGCAAAAGGCGCCATGGGGACATTGGGAGCAAGGCTTAAGTTTGGCCCCATCTTCCTCAATGGAGATTATACTTTCCAGGAGTTTAATACCGTGAATGTAGGATTAGGAGTTTCAATTAGATAA